The following are encoded in a window of Dysidea avara chromosome 4, odDysAvar1.4, whole genome shotgun sequence genomic DNA:
- the LOC136253600 gene encoding uncharacterized protein yields the protein MANQETPHRVFERRSRLSFSSTPVHDTATTNSKESDVQAEESQASMSQTIPGGALQLETICRASESRFPELAFVLGHTGSDKAQTLTITQRELHCHPPFGHTSRIHIVFTGNDYTVNILGLPFLSGTVHSDTDVYNLCEMFSDQSLYKFCPGIDFNQYEEHYHRVIRYHLKSVRQCTAPFKRVDSVNCKLCFTLPANASLSEKFSKEVLCPACRKLKLNLDWQRKRTASESPSRKIKRQAASSKAKLTYMSPASQLKRKRNVLMERNSDKRKLSKYQATEQHEEMSTVVNRIEEMSKDELEKVLAEGDAHGVGAQIREIWATDRREQSEQFSKDQARNKTGKRSNQWNMITIRVALAVYTRNPAAYEALKSFGVLQLPSKSTLQSYTGSFLHEPGASSQCIADQVAQYVLFKEECRKQGKHTPHGDGVLIFDEVKVACQLVWNSRNQKLSGLAMTQEDLSSLNDIYRMLLEPQTPKQTSYILQFLWRDLTSSYDIVGPYFTCSETVDGNYILACVLETVKLFQMHGLQTSLLVCDGCAANLTTIKTTHGCSGAYSVLSDATGDKYKVEPWMINPYCPPALIYWMICPTHQSDGIKQFKRGAQYCTFGWDSIIDMYKREVNRAKQQLTRMVPRLKEVHCVRDAWTKLNVSPAKIMQQEQVLSELYQYTHQQPPPPDKDSTSETLEYLQACNQLFEAGFLSHDKITSLDSPVLQSIDKGYEYFTSWLSTLLTEDPNFPHISAEQKAFLSWQTWDLLRIDMYGFKAFCKYFLDKYLGYFVSPLRISGSAVESLFSQYKYNARGKLDACNYVTARCAHLVQQCATGHHSGVGYRDQTLTHLELPLKKKKYGN from the exons ATGGCAAATCAGGAAACTCCGCATCGCGTGTTCGAACGGCGCTCACGGTTAAGCTTCTCCTCGACGCCTGTTCACGATACCGCTACTACTAACTCGAAGGAATCTGATGTGCAAGCAGAAGAATCCCAAGCATCGATGTCCCAGACCATTCCCGGTGGAGCGCTTCAATTGGAAACAATTTGTAGAGCTAGCGAAAGTCGTTTTCCAGAATTGGCATTTGTTCTCGGACATACTGGAAGTGATAAAGCTCAGACACTAACTATAACCCAACGTGAGCTCCACTGTCATCCTCCATTCGGTCATACATCAAGAATACATATTGTGTTTACTGGAAATGATTACACAGTAAACATACTCGGCTTACCATTTCTGTCTGGTACGGTACACAGTGATACAGATGTGTACAACTTGTGTGAGATGTTTTCTGATCAATCCCTGTACAAGTTCTGTCCAGGAATTGACTTTAATCAATACGAAGAGCACTATCACAGAGTAATCCGTTACCATTTGAAGTCTGTTCGGCAGTGCACCGCTCCCTTTAAACGGGTTGACTCTGTGAACTGTAAGCTTTGCTTCACGTTGCCAGCAAATGCATCTCTATCAGAGAAATTTTCTAAGGAAGTATTGTGCCCTGCCTGCAGAAAGTTGAAGTTGAACTTGGATTGGCAGAGAAAACGTACCGCATCTGAAAGTCCCTCTAGAAAAATAAAGCGGCAAGCAGCATCATCCAAGGCAAAATTAACATACATGTCACCTGCAAGCCAGTTGAAGCGAAAGCGGAATGTTTTAATGGAGCGGAATAGTGACAAGCGTAAGCTATCAAAGTACCAGGCCACTGAACAGCACGAAGAAATGAGTACTGTTGTGAACAGAATAGAAGAAATGAGCAAAGATGAATTGGAGAAGGTTTTGGCTGAAGGAGATGCACATGGAGTTGGAGCCCAGATAAGGGAGATATGGGCAACTGACAGAAGGGAGCAGTCGGAGCAGTTCAGCAAAGACCAAGCCAGAAATA AAACTGGCAAGCGGAGCAACCAATGGAATATGATTACTATCAGAGTTG CATTGGCTGTGTACACCAGAAACCCTGCAGCATATGAAGCTTTGAAAAGCTTTGGAGTGCTACAGCTGCCATCAAAGTCTACATTGCAGTCTTACACTGGATCTTTTCTACACGAGCCAGGTGCCAGCAGCCAGTGTATTGCTGACCAGGTTGCACAATATGTCTTATTTAAGGAGGAATGTCGCAAACAAG GTAAGCACACACCACACGGTGATGGTGTGCTGATATTCGATGAGGTCAAGGTCGCATGCCAATTGGTTTGGAACTCCCGCAACCAGAAGCTGTCAGGATTAGCTATGACTCAAGAAGATCTTTCGTCATTAAATGACATTTACAGGATGCTGCTAGAGCCACAGACCCCTAAACAAACTTCTTACATCCTCCAGTTTTTATGGAGGGATTTAACCAGCAGCTATGACATAGTCGGGCCATACTTTACATGCTCGGAGACGGTAGATGGGAACTATATTTTGGCTTGTGTGCTGGAAACAGTAAAGCTATTCCAGATGCATGGGCTTCAAACAAGCTTACTAGTTTGTGATGGCTGTGCTGCAAATTTAACCACCATCAAGACTACCCATGGGTGTTCTGGTGCATACTCAGTGTTGAGTGATGCAACTGGGGACAAATACAAAGTAGAACCCTGGATGATCAACCCATATTGCCCTCCTGCTCTGATTTACTGGATGATATGCCCTACTCACCAG AGTGATGGTATAAAACAATTTAAGCGTGGGGCACAATATTGTACTTTTGGCTGGGACTCCATCATTGATATGTACAAGCGTGAAGTCAACAGAGCCAAGCAGCAGCTAACCAGGATGGTACCGCGCTTGAAAGAAGTTCATTGTGTGAGGGATGCTTGGACGAAGCTAAATGTGTCACCAGCCAAGATTATGCAG CAAGAGCAGGTCCTGAGCGAATTGTACCAGTACACTCACCAGCAGCCACCACCACCAGATAAAGATAGTACATCGGAGACACTGGAATACCTGCAGGCATGCAACCAGCtctttgaggctggttttcttTCTCATGATAAAATCACCTCTTTGGACTCTCCTGTATTACAAAGCATTGACAAGGGATATGAGTATTTTACATCTTGGCTATCCACACTATTAACTGAAG ATCCCAATTTTCCACATATTTCTGCTGAGCAAAAGGCTTTCCTCTCCTGGCAAA CATGGGACCTGTTACGGATAGACATGTACGGATTCAAAGCCTTCTGCAAATACTTTTTAGACAAGTACCTGGGATATTTTGTGTCACCTTTGAGGATATCAGGCTCTGCTGTAGAAAGCCTTTTCAGccagtacaaatacaatgccaGAGGAAAATTAGATGCCTGCAATTACGTTACAGCAAGATGTGCACATCTTGTACAACAATGTGCAACAGGTCACCACAGTGGAGTTGGATATCGTGACCAGACATTAACACATTTGGAGCTACCCCTCAAAAAGAAGAAGTATGGAAATTAA
- the LOC136254415 gene encoding uncharacterized protein, giving the protein MVHVSGEGYVCVVNMASGRRSRSKLPGSGEPLGSTSGKWSGQSLVVEKESSSSQSEAGKAKRRKVTAKIIPKMKRQDLVKFLKSTDLNALRIEMHTAVEELFGDSKFREFINELFEEDEPIMEIARQHRDSFAALYGESKQQKNSSMQFQLQYQYHCSAYLLEEKYTLAAIKLDESTCATLVAARKTWLEFCKNCNFPVPGSNPVIMAISSRAYSYLLDQVSIYQASLTDQTPSDTAESLPVGEDGDDVYYRFGGAAICAMLKIRYKEMKNCLRTDRNGISIQICMLQAMNLKDKSCIPDYLKYRDRGYMYFPHGSLIPFFCALDTVVKKSVNEEGFCKHGDGLIQVAHTELKAATNLKQQFTESLKLLLPNVTLDAESEDAITVIYDELTRKLCNTRIQEFLSSTKQNLAAKKGLASTVDVNLRTKLLTNHTQVSTIRQQ; this is encoded by the exons ATGGTTCACGTGAGTGGTGAAGGTTACGTATGTGTTGTAAATATGGCATCGGGTCGAAGATCTCGGTCGAAGTTACCGGGTAGTGGCGAACCCTTGGGCAGTACAAGTGGCAAATGGAGCGGTCAGTCCCTAGTTGTGGAGAAAGAATCGTCGTCGTCGCAATCTGAAGCGGGGAAAGCAAAGCGTCGCAAAGTAACCgccaaaattattcccaaaatgaAGCGCCAAGATCTCGTAAAGTTCCTGAAATCTACTGACTTAAACGCTTTGCGAATTGAAATGCATACCGCAGTGGAAGAGTTGTTTGGGGACAGCAAATTCCGGGAATTTATTAATGAATTGTTCGAGGAAGACGAACCCATTATGGAGATTGCAAGGCAGCATCGTGACAGTTTTGCTGCTTTGTATGGAGAAAGCAAGCAACAAAAGAATTCTTCTATGCAATTTCAGCTGCAGTATCAGTATCACTGTAGTGCTTATCTTCTGGAGGAAAAATACACTCTAGCTGCCATCAAGTTAGATGAGTCAACTTGTGCCACATTGGTTGCTGCAAGGAAAACATGGTTGGAGTTCTGCAAGAATTGTAATTTCCCTGTGCCTGGAAGTAACCCTGTAATAATGGCAATATCGTCTAGAGCTTACAGCTATCTCCTTGATCAAGTATCCATTTATCAAGCGAGTTTGACTGATCAAACACCTTCGGACACAGCTGAGAGCCTGCCAGTGGGTGAAGATGGTGATGACGTGTATTACCGCTTCGGTGGTGCAGCGATATGTGCTATGCTAAAAATCAGATACAAAGAGATGAAGAATTGTTTGAGGACAGACAGAAATGGAATATCAATTCAAATTTGCATGCTACAAGCCATGAATCTGAAGGACAAATCTTGCATTCCTGATTACTTGAAATACCGTGACAGAGGATATATGTATTTTCCTCATGGTAGTTTAATACCATTTTTCTGTGCTCTTGACACTGTCGTGAAAAAATCAGTCAATGAAGAAGGGTTTTGTAAACATGGAGATGGTTTAATACAG GTTGCACATACTGAACTAAAggcagctacaaatttaaagcaaCAGTTTACGGAGTCACTAAAATTGCTACTTCCTAATGTCACACTTGATGCAGAAAGCGAGGATGCTATCACTGTCATCTACGATGAACTCACCAGGAAGTTATGTAACACTAGGATACAAGAGTTTCTTTCTTCCACCAAACAAAATTTGGCTGCTAAAAAGGGACTGGCATCCACTGTTGACGTAAACTTACGAACAAAACTGTTGACAAATCACACACAGGTTTCAACTATAAGACAGcaataa